In a genomic window of Sporosarcina trichiuri:
- a CDS encoding NAD(P)/FAD-dependent oxidoreductase, with the protein MKLTTGQTYWDRTQNGEEAFPALQQDLETEVLVIGAGMSGTLAASVLARAGKQVAVMDSGRAGMGSSSANTGLLQYSSDTMLSEFVDLIGERDAVLFYRMCLEAMDELTELAGELPDAVEYLLRDSIYYASREEDAEKLKREYSYLKKYEFPADFLSRQALLAEYGIDKPAALHTWHDAEVNPYRFIRALTDFNAAAGVQYYENTPVDVNSRTGSCVRTESGHTIRYKSLVIATGYTDLYPEIRDKAQINQTFAIATEPLAGPLWPDQVMVWETKKPYLYFRTTADRRIIAGGLDEESDRLYEDQELIRRKGQEILDEVASMFSLADVKIADAWNSLFGVSKDGLPFLGRSAKEENTYFLLGYEGNGTCYSMAGARIICDQIDGITNEYAPIVAPGR; encoded by the coding sequence ATGAAGCTGACAACAGGACAGACATACTGGGACCGGACACAAAACGGGGAGGAAGCCTTCCCGGCACTGCAGCAAGACCTGGAAACGGAGGTGCTCGTGATCGGAGCGGGCATGTCGGGCACCCTTGCCGCTTCTGTTTTGGCGCGTGCCGGCAAGCAGGTGGCTGTCATGGACAGCGGAAGGGCAGGTATGGGAAGCAGCTCTGCCAACACCGGTCTGCTTCAGTATTCGAGCGATACGATGCTGTCCGAATTCGTTGATTTGATCGGGGAAAGGGATGCTGTCCTGTTCTACCGCATGTGCCTGGAAGCGATGGATGAACTGACGGAGCTGGCAGGGGAGCTGCCGGATGCAGTGGAATACCTCCTGCGGGACAGCATCTACTATGCGTCACGCGAAGAGGATGCCGAAAAATTGAAACGTGAATACAGCTACTTGAAAAAATACGAGTTTCCGGCCGATTTCCTGAGCCGGCAGGCACTGCTGGCCGAGTACGGGATCGATAAGCCGGCCGCACTGCATACATGGCATGATGCCGAAGTGAACCCGTACCGGTTCATCCGTGCACTCACTGACTTCAATGCAGCGGCCGGCGTGCAGTACTATGAGAACACACCTGTTGATGTGAATTCCCGCACGGGCAGTTGTGTGAGAACTGAGAGCGGCCATACAATACGGTATAAGTCCCTGGTCATTGCGACGGGGTACACCGATCTGTATCCGGAAATCAGGGACAAGGCGCAGATCAACCAGACATTCGCCATTGCCACCGAGCCGTTGGCCGGACCGCTCTGGCCCGATCAGGTCATGGTGTGGGAGACGAAGAAACCCTATTTATACTTCCGGACAACGGCAGACAGGCGTATCATAGCCGGCGGACTCGACGAGGAGTCGGACCGTCTGTATGAAGATCAGGAACTGATACGGCGCAAAGGGCAGGAGATCCTCGATGAAGTCGCCTCCATGTTTTCCTTAGCGGATGTGAAAATAGCGGATGCCTGGAATTCCTTATTCGGTGTCTCAAAGGACGGTCTTCCATTCCTCGGCCGTTCAGCGAAAGAGGAGAACACATACTTCCTGCTCGGCTACGAAGGGAACGGCACCTGTTATTCCATGGCCGGTGCTCGTATCATATGCGATCAAATCGACGGGATTACAAACGAATATGCACCGATCGTTGCTCCAGGGAGATGA
- the ypfJ gene encoding KPN_02809 family neutral zinc metallopeptidase: MKWRGRRESTNVEDRRGSRGGLAIGGGLGTVVILLVVMFLGGDPSELLGVLSDSGTAPSGQYQETDQEHDRADFVKVVLADTEDVWSEVFAEEGMTYRNPTLVMYTGSVQSACGTASSAVGPFYCPGDEKLYIDLSFYDELKNQFQAPGDFAMAYVIAHEVGHHVQKQLGTSDKMNVLRNRLSKEEYNKYSVRLELQADYFAGVWANRANGMDLLEKGDIQEALRAASAVGDDTIQRRSQGYAVPESFTHGTSKQRQDWFEKGYDNGTIEGGNTFAGLNF, encoded by the coding sequence ATGAAATGGCGCGGACGGAGAGAAAGCACGAATGTGGAAGATCGCAGAGGCAGTCGCGGAGGCCTCGCCATCGGAGGCGGACTCGGAACGGTTGTCATCCTCCTTGTCGTCATGTTTCTTGGCGGAGATCCGTCCGAGCTGCTCGGGGTGCTCTCGGACAGCGGAACGGCTCCGTCAGGGCAATACCAGGAGACCGATCAGGAACACGACCGGGCGGATTTCGTGAAAGTCGTCCTCGCCGACACCGAAGATGTCTGGTCGGAAGTGTTCGCCGAAGAAGGCATGACGTACCGCAACCCGACGCTTGTCATGTATACAGGAAGCGTCCAGTCGGCATGCGGCACTGCAAGTTCCGCCGTAGGTCCGTTCTATTGCCCGGGCGACGAAAAGCTGTATATCGACCTGAGTTTCTACGATGAATTGAAAAACCAGTTCCAGGCACCCGGCGATTTTGCCATGGCCTACGTCATCGCACACGAAGTCGGGCATCACGTCCAGAAACAGCTCGGCACCAGCGATAAGATGAACGTACTCCGCAACCGGCTTTCCAAGGAGGAGTACAACAAATACAGCGTCCGGCTGGAGCTGCAGGCCGATTATTTCGCGGGCGTCTGGGCAAACCGGGCAAATGGAATGGACCTTCTTGAAAAAGGGGATATCCAGGAGGCGCTCCGTGCAGCAAGCGCCGTCGGAGATGATACGATCCAGCGCCGCTCGCAAGGGTATGCCGTCCCTGAAAGCTTTACACACGGGACATCCAAACAGCGGCAGGACTGGTTCGAAAAAGGGTACGACAACGGCACGATCGAAGGCGGCAATACGTTTGCCGGGCTGAATTTCTGA
- a CDS encoding TspO/MBR family protein yields the protein MTAHVPETARTNWKKLAADVMVPVLGGSLAGWLANRNTQDRYNKLEKPSFSPAPSVFPIAWTALYGLMGYAKYRADRQTPPAMKAKVLTPYELQLGLNYIWSFLFFKWNLRGTALIEMTVLLAMISLTAYEFQKVDSAAGKLLLPYIGWVSFAWTLNYSIWKLNRN from the coding sequence TTGACTGCGCACGTTCCCGAAACAGCACGTACGAATTGGAAAAAGCTTGCTGCAGATGTCATGGTACCGGTCCTTGGTGGATCCCTCGCTGGCTGGCTGGCGAACCGGAACACACAGGATCGCTACAACAAGCTGGAAAAGCCGTCGTTCAGTCCGGCACCTTCGGTATTTCCTATCGCCTGGACAGCACTGTATGGGCTGATGGGATATGCAAAATACCGTGCAGACCGGCAGACCCCGCCCGCCATGAAAGCAAAAGTGCTCACCCCCTACGAACTGCAGCTCGGTCTGAACTATATCTGGTCGTTCCTGTTCTTCAAATGGAATCTGCGGGGCACCGCTCTGATCGAGATGACAGTCCTGCTGGCAATGATTTCACTGACGGCCTACGAGTTCCAAAAAGTCGACTCCGCGGCCGGCAAGCTGCTCCTTCCCTATATCGGCTGGGTATCGTTTGCCTGGACACTGAATTATTCGATCTGGAAACTTAACCGGAACTGA
- the cyoE gene encoding heme o synthase: MQKPMERTLEKGRHVSDTLASDLKYLFKGPVLIANVLPVFAGFWLAIYFYGGTFAEYISLFFLTMAGSTALMAGALTLNNWYEVDLDRVMARTQKRPTVTGNIPMETILKIGIILSVAGILLLYAASPAAAIYGFIGWFTYVVLYTMWSKRKYTLNTVIGSVSGAVTPLIGWAAVGPSYHMVPIVLAIVLFIWQMPHTFAIAIKKADEYRAAGVAMLPVVKGIPMTKRQSVVYAACLLPLPFFLAAFGMGFIVFVTIMNIGFLSLSLAGFIMKDDYKWAHWMFLYSVNYMTLFFMTMILMTTSIL, translated from the coding sequence ATGCAAAAACCAATGGAGCGGACGCTCGAAAAGGGACGGCATGTGTCTGACACGCTTGCCAGTGACCTGAAATATCTCTTTAAAGGCCCTGTGCTGATTGCGAATGTCCTGCCTGTCTTTGCGGGGTTCTGGCTCGCGATCTATTTCTACGGCGGGACGTTTGCCGAATATATCTCGCTGTTCTTCCTGACGATGGCGGGCAGCACGGCTCTGATGGCAGGTGCTCTGACGCTTAACAACTGGTACGAAGTGGACCTTGACCGGGTGATGGCCCGGACGCAGAAACGTCCGACAGTCACCGGTAATATCCCGATGGAGACGATTCTGAAAATCGGCATCATCCTGTCGGTTGCCGGTATCCTGCTGCTGTATGCCGCTTCGCCGGCAGCCGCCATTTATGGATTCATCGGCTGGTTCACCTATGTCGTTCTGTATACGATGTGGTCGAAACGGAAATATACACTGAATACGGTCATCGGCAGCGTTTCCGGAGCTGTGACGCCACTGATCGGCTGGGCGGCAGTCGGGCCATCGTATCATATGGTGCCGATCGTCCTCGCGATTGTCCTGTTCATCTGGCAGATGCCTCATACATTTGCAATCGCCATCAAAAAAGCGGATGAATACCGTGCGGCGGGTGTCGCGATGCTGCCGGTCGTCAAAGGGATACCGATGACAAAGCGCCAGTCGGTCGTCTATGCAGCCTGTCTGCTGCCGCTGCCATTCTTCCTGGCCGCATTCGGCATGGGATTCATCGTATTCGTCACAATCATGAATATTGGTTTCCTCAGCCTGTCTCTTGCGGGGTTCATCATGAAAGACGATTACAAGTGGGCGCACTGGATGTTTCTGTACTCGGTCAATTACATGACCCTCTTCTTCATGACGATGATCCTCATGACGACATCGATCCTGTAA
- a CDS encoding DUF1273 domain-containing protein, protein MKRVAVTGYKPHELGIFDAKHPGIGIIKTAIGERLRTLAENGLEWVMISGQPGVETWAGQAADELRDQFPDLQLALITPFLEQEKNWNEAKKEEYEELQMMADFQVSLTKRPYEAPWQFIERDKFLLRKTDGLLIVYDEENEGSPKFMKRMAEQFADTHPYEILTITADDLQLIAEDMQREQQDAFTDY, encoded by the coding sequence ATGAAGCGAGTTGCCGTGACAGGCTACAAACCGCATGAATTAGGGATTTTCGATGCCAAGCACCCCGGCATCGGCATCATCAAGACAGCGATCGGCGAGCGGCTCAGGACCCTCGCTGAAAACGGATTGGAATGGGTGATGATCAGCGGGCAGCCTGGTGTCGAGACGTGGGCCGGACAAGCGGCAGATGAACTGCGGGACCAGTTCCCGGACTTGCAGCTCGCGCTGATCACCCCGTTCCTTGAGCAGGAGAAGAACTGGAATGAGGCGAAAAAGGAAGAGTATGAGGAACTGCAGATGATGGCGGACTTCCAGGTCAGCCTGACCAAGCGTCCATACGAGGCGCCCTGGCAGTTCATCGAACGGGACAAGTTCCTGCTGCGGAAGACGGACGGCCTGCTCATCGTCTACGACGAGGAAAACGAGGGCTCCCCGAAGTTCATGAAACGGATGGCGGAACAGTTCGCGGATACCCATCCGTATGAAATCCTGACCATCACCGCCGATGATCTGCAGCTGATCGCCGAAGACATGCAGCGGGAGCAGCAGGATGCATTCACCGACTATTGA
- a CDS encoding elongation factor G, with the protein MKQTIGILAHVDAGKTTFSEQLLFNTNHLRKRGRVDHRDAFLDNHSIERDRGITVFAEQAELAYNGRAFTLIDTPGHADFSPEMERALHVMDAAILLISGADGVQGHTERVWELLRARNIPTFLFLNKMDRETADATALFGEMASLLSDNIFDLSHLNPDGTMSDELAEWLAERDDELLEQYLDSGYDAALWHRSLLSAIREGRVFPCGQGSALHNSGIDEFFAAFSELTEQDEQPALRSAPFAATVYKIRHDSDGRRMTFLKVHAGVLDVRDELAVSGGEPAKVTQLRLFNGSQFVTTAEAYPGDLVAVLGLSKPAAGDVIGAVIPPKQDGSSVPALKAAVRHDPSVPGKEVWRLFRMLDAEDPTLHASWNEHSQEVEIRVMGVIQLEVLQYVLLERFGISVTFGEPAILYKETIAAPVTGYGHFEPLKHYAEVHILLVPAERDSGIRFESVCHTDHLSPGHQRVIEKHLSERDHHGLLTGSPLTDVTVTLLTGRAHNEHTSGGDFREALFRALRQGLEQAENVLLEPYYSFKIKASAELTGRVLTDIQAAHGSFSPPESDGQTMTVTGRVPVATFLNYGSEFASYTGGKGLLTLTFGGYGPCHNPGEVISRIGYDKDADPAYSSSSVFCAKGKGYTVGWEDAKEAMHCEVTEK; encoded by the coding sequence ATGAAACAGACAATTGGAATACTGGCGCACGTGGATGCCGGAAAGACGACGTTTTCCGAGCAGCTCCTATTCAATACGAACCATCTGCGGAAACGGGGCCGCGTCGATCACCGGGATGCATTCCTCGATAACCATTCCATCGAGAGGGACCGGGGAATCACGGTGTTCGCCGAGCAGGCGGAACTGGCATACAACGGCCGTGCATTCACACTGATCGATACGCCGGGACACGCCGATTTCTCCCCTGAGATGGAACGGGCCCTTCACGTCATGGACGCCGCCATCCTCCTGATCAGCGGAGCGGACGGCGTGCAGGGGCATACGGAGCGCGTTTGGGAACTGCTGCGCGCCCGCAATATACCGACGTTCCTGTTCCTGAATAAAATGGACAGGGAAACGGCGGACGCCACTGCCCTTTTCGGCGAGATGGCAAGTCTACTATCAGACAACATCTTCGATCTCAGCCATCTCAATCCAGACGGTACGATGTCCGATGAGCTTGCCGAGTGGCTCGCTGAGCGTGATGATGAGCTGCTGGAACAGTATCTGGACTCCGGGTATGATGCCGCACTCTGGCACCGTTCCCTGCTCTCCGCCATCCGGGAAGGCCGTGTGTTTCCGTGCGGACAGGGCTCTGCGCTGCACAATAGCGGCATCGATGAATTTTTCGCTGCCTTCTCGGAGCTAACGGAACAGGACGAACAGCCCGCTTTGCGGTCGGCCCCTTTTGCAGCAACTGTTTACAAAATCCGTCACGACTCAGACGGCAGGCGGATGACGTTCCTGAAAGTCCATGCCGGAGTGCTGGACGTGCGCGATGAACTAGCTGTCTCTGGCGGCGAGCCGGCAAAAGTGACACAGCTCCGCCTGTTTAATGGCAGCCAGTTCGTCACAACTGCCGAAGCATATCCCGGTGACCTGGTTGCTGTTCTCGGTCTTTCCAAGCCCGCGGCAGGCGATGTCATCGGTGCGGTCATTCCGCCCAAACAGGACGGGTCGTCCGTCCCTGCCCTGAAGGCGGCCGTCCGCCATGATCCGTCTGTCCCGGGCAAAGAAGTATGGCGGCTATTCCGTATGCTCGACGCTGAGGATCCGACACTCCATGCGAGCTGGAATGAGCACAGCCAGGAGGTCGAAATCCGGGTGATGGGTGTCATCCAGCTCGAAGTGCTGCAATATGTCTTGCTGGAACGGTTCGGTATTTCCGTGACGTTCGGGGAGCCTGCGATCCTCTATAAGGAGACGATCGCTGCGCCGGTCACCGGATACGGTCATTTCGAACCTTTAAAACATTACGCCGAGGTCCATATACTGCTGGTACCCGCCGAGCGTGACAGCGGTATCCGCTTCGAGTCCGTCTGCCATACGGATCACCTGTCCCCCGGCCATCAGCGGGTCATCGAGAAACACTTGTCCGAGCGGGACCATCACGGCCTGCTGACAGGATCGCCGCTGACCGACGTCACTGTCACTCTGCTGACAGGCCGTGCGCACAATGAACATACATCCGGGGGCGATTTCCGGGAAGCCCTGTTCCGTGCGCTGCGTCAGGGCCTGGAACAGGCAGAGAATGTGCTGCTGGAACCTTATTATTCATTCAAAATCAAGGCTTCCGCCGAGCTGACCGGCCGCGTGCTGACAGATATCCAGGCGGCCCATGGCTCCTTCTCACCGCCAGAGTCTGACGGACAGACCATGACGGTAACAGGACGCGTCCCCGTTGCAACATTCCTTAATTACGGGTCAGAATTCGCCTCGTATACAGGCGGCAAAGGACTGCTCACCCTGACCTTCGGCGGCTACGGCCCCTGCCATAATCCCGGGGAAGTGATCAGCCGGATCGGCTATGACAAGGATGCAGACCCTGCCTATAGTTCCTCTTCCGTGTTCTGTGCGAAAGGCAAAGGGTATACAGTCGGCTGGGAAGATGCAAAAGAGGCGATGCACTGCGAAGTTACCGAGAAATGA